One genomic window of Aerosakkonema funiforme FACHB-1375 includes the following:
- a CDS encoding GFA family protein: MTVEIDKPVIYDGGCHCGAVRFRVVVEKHEADECNCSICKKKGFLHLIVPPEKFTLLSGEDVLRTYTFNTGVAKHTFCGICGIHAFYRPRSHPNDYDVNVRCLDGDAMSKFRIIPFDGANWEQSIDQLHSRVQPS; this comes from the coding sequence ATGACTGTAGAAATCGACAAACCCGTAATCTACGATGGTGGCTGTCACTGTGGCGCTGTCCGCTTTCGGGTGGTGGTGGAGAAGCACGAAGCGGACGAATGCAATTGCTCGATATGCAAAAAAAAGGGATTTTTACATCTGATTGTACCGCCGGAAAAGTTTACGCTGCTAAGCGGTGAAGATGTTTTGAGGACTTATACATTTAATACTGGTGTCGCGAAACATACTTTCTGCGGTATTTGCGGAATTCACGCATTTTATAGACCGCGATCGCATCCTAACGACTACGATGTAAACGTGCGCTGTCTGGATGGCGATGCGATGTCTAAATTTCGCATTATTCCCTTTGACGGAGCCAATTGGGAACAAAGTATAGACCAACTGCACTCGCGAGTGCAACCATCATAA